A stretch of the Lolium perenne isolate Kyuss_39 chromosome 3, Kyuss_2.0, whole genome shotgun sequence genome encodes the following:
- the LOC127341782 gene encoding uncharacterized protein, protein MDKKMSRKRRLVLIRAAASLASSMVMQYVRSRQRKKGKKKKEGIAYGPIVDRDEKRIDFLNNQIYKDDMTCQRTLRLTRASFFSLCQHLRERSLLRDTVHICIEEQVAMFLITVGHNLRNRDVAAIFNRSGEPVSRYFGLVLHAIGKLKDELIRPPSLETPTKIAGDSRWDPYFKDCIGAIGVTHIQASASKNTETALCAKKSFPSQNVLAAIDFDLRFTYVLAGWEGSAHDDAVLVDATERENGLHVPHGKFYLVDAVHGAKPGFLPPFRGATYHSNEWGNNHFQYARELFNRRHSALQVTAECAFSSLKRRFKVLDDGIPFFPSATQVDVVMVCVILHNWVLSKGTDCFILPESNCKPTPPSLQSEQIHDHSHMVGFRQALADKMWEDHQNYQRSDADFLNTPIDYHEMATSFGNGMASGVFAKNWGDLLAANVTENEYANGGNDTSAASVEDFTLPFTIPRGGNIGESSSSRAPKRAKLDNDDELTHLMTSLDNLTKAIEKSKYVDVPEDLWGNLMDLPGFEEAHLTHYYAHLVENPAIAWSFNKLSMSNKTMWVVSYIKNLISV, encoded by the exons ATGGACAAGAAGATGTCCAGAAAGAGAAGGTTGGTGCTTATAAGAGCCGCTGCATCCTTGGCTTCATCTATGGTGATGCAGTATGTCCGGTCTAGACAACGGAaaaaggggaagaagaagaaagagggtATTGCCTATGGCCCAATCGTTGACAGGGACGAGAAAAGGATTGACTTTCTGAATAATCAGATTTACAAGGATGATATGACTTGCCAGAGGACGCTAAGGCTTACGAGGGCTTCTTTCTTCAGCTTGTGCCAACATTTGAGGGAACGCTCTTTGCTCCGTGACACCGTCCATATATGTATCGAGGAGCAAGTTGCCATGTTCTTGATCACAGTAGGACATAACCTTCGTAATAGGGATGTAGCTGCTATTTTTAACAGGTCAGGTGAACCGGTTAGTCGCTACTTTGGACTAGTCCTCCATGCCATAGGCAAGCTAAAGGACGAGCTTATTAGGCCACCATCATTGGAGACTCCAACTAAAATTGCCGGTGACTCAAGATGGGACCCATACTTTAAG GATTGTATTGGAGCCATAGGTGTCACACACATTCAAGCTTCTGCTAGTAAGAACACGGAGACTGCCTTGTGTGCTAAGAAGTCATTTCCAAGCCAAAATGTGCTGGCAGCCATTGATTTTGACCTTCGTTTCACATATGTACTGGCTGGCTGGGAGGGATCTGCACATGATGATGCTGTTTTAGTTGACGCAACAGAGCGTGAGAATGGCTTACATGTCCCTCATG GGAAATTCTACCTAGTGGATGCTGTACATGGAGCCAAACCTGGTTTTCTGCCACCTTTCCGCGGTGCGACATATCACTCGAATGAGTGGGGGAATAATCATTTCCAATATGCAAGGGAATTGTTCAATCGTAGGCACTCAGCTCTACAAGTGACCGCAGAATGTGCATTCTCATCACTCAAGCGGAGATTTAAAGTTCTTGATGATGGAATCCCATTCTTCCCCTCTGCCACTCAAGTGGATGTTGTGATGGTTTGTGTCATCCTCCACAACTGGGTTCTTTCCAAAGGCACTGATTGCTTCatcctgccagagagtaattgcaaacctacaccccctagTTTGCAAAGCGAGCAAATACATGACCATAGCCACATGGTTGGGTTCAGACAAGCCCTTGCCGACAAAATGTGGGAAGACCATCAAAACTACCAGCGCAGTGACGCTGACTTCTTGAACACCCCAATTGACTATCATGAGATGGCCACAAGCTTTGGTAATGGTATGGCTTCGGGTGTTTTTGCTAAGAATTGGGGCGATCTTCTTGCTGCGAATGTGACCGAGAATGAATATGCCAATGGAGGAAATGACACTTCTGCTGCAAGTGTTGAAGACTTTACACTGCCTTTTACTATTCCCAGAGGGGGGAATATTGGTGAATCCTCCAGCAGTAGAGCACCAAAAAGGGCCAAGCTAGACAATGATGATGAGTTGACACACTTGATGACTAGCCTTGATAACCTTACCAAAGCTATAGAGAAGTCTAAATATGTAGATGTTCCTGAAGACCTCTGGGGTAACTTGATGGATCTCCCTGGATTTGAAGAAGCGCATCTTACCCATTATTACGCTCATTTAGTTGAGAATCCTGCAATTGCTTGGTCATTCAACAAGCTTAGCATGTCCAACAAAACGATGTGGGTTGTTAGTTATATCAAGAACCTCATTTCTGTGTAG